In one Liolophura sinensis isolate JHLJ2023 chromosome 11, CUHK_Ljap_v2, whole genome shotgun sequence genomic region, the following are encoded:
- the LOC135478261 gene encoding neuronal acetylcholine receptor subunit alpha-10-like has product MEVLKRLAKKVGILLQGLLMSSSSLIQSSQGDIHEYKLIRDLMKGYQKQVKPSRNHSDALNVTFGLALSQIIDVDEKNQIITTNCWINQGWIDYKLRWVPEKYGNIEVIRLPFQEVWKPDILLYNNADVTSQVSSVSTNVIVTFSGNVTWLSMVIYKSSCSIDVKYFPFDEQNCTLEFASWTYDANAIKLVIVGDSGDISNYIPNSEWNLFKLEQKWRNITFSCCPEPYIFVSYSILMTRRPLFYLFNMVMPCVLITMVALLGFYMPSDSGEKVSMGITTLLSMTVFLMIVAENMPPTSDVVPLIGLYYGITIAIVSFATGMTVLTLNIHHNGTRGYEVPSIVKKFCFGILAKILCIRLELPGTPPKRGMEQVPQHDRFDVEKLQENGSLSPRFSRRLNPTATPPGGVDSYEKQFIRVMHKVYQTIERNEMRLVEQDRRDAIKQEWQQLAIVIDRLLLLIFLFTTITVTFTIMLHGPQAQVYSEEPTPAPPA; this is encoded by the exons CCCTTATTCAATCCAGTCAGGGCGACATACACGAGTACAAGTTGATTCGTGACTTGATGAAGGGTTACCAGAAACAAGTCAAACCTTCCAGGAATCATTCGGATGCCCTCAACGTGACGTTTGGTTTGGCTTTGTCACAGATTATAGACGTG GACGAGAAAAACCAGATTATAACAACAAACTGCTGGATAAATCAG GGTTGGATCGATTACAAGTTGCGATGGGTTCCTGAAAAATATGGTAACATAGAAGTCATCCGCTTACCATTTCAAGAAGTCTGGAAACCTGATATACTGCTGTATAACAA TGCGGATGTTACGTCACAAGTGTCATCCGTGAGCACAAACGTCATCGTGACGTTTTCGGGCAACGTCACCTGGTTGTCCATGGTGATATACAAAAGCTCTTGCTCTATAGACGTCAAATACTTTCCGTTTGATGAACAAAACTGTACGCTGGAATTTGCGTCGTGGACGTACGACGCTAACGCCATCAAACTCGTGATAGTTGGTGACAGCGGCGACATTTCAAACTACATCCCCAACTCGGAATGGAATCTGTTCAAACTAGAACAAAAATGGCGGAACATAACCTTCTCCTGCTGCCCGGAACCTTACATTTTTGTGAGCTACAGCATTCTGATGACGCGGCGCCCTCTGTTTTACCTGTTCAATATGGTGATGCCCTGTGTGCTAATCACTATGGTGGCCCTTTTGGGGTTTTACATGCCCTCTGATTCTGGAGAGAAGGTTTCCATGGGAATAACAACTTTACTGTCCATGACTGTATTTCTCATGATAGTGGCTGAAAACATGCCACCGACGTCAGATGTGGTACCATTAATAG GTTTATATTATGGAATTACAATCGCCATTGTCTCGTTCGCCACGGGTATGACTGTGTTAACACTGAACATCCACCATAACGGAACCCGAGGGTACGAAGTGCCCTCTATTGTCAAGAAGTTTTGTTTTGGAATATTAGCCAAAATATTATGCATTCGACTGGAGCTACCAGGGACCCCTCCCAAAAGGGGAATG GAGCAAGTACCACAACATGACCGATTCGATGTGGAGAAACTCCAAGAAAACGGCAGTTTATCACCGAGATTTTCCCGCCGACTAAACCCAACGGCGACGCCACCTGGCGGCGTGGACAGTTACGAAAAACAGTTTATTCGCGTGATGCATAAAGTATATCAGACGATCGAGAGGAACGAGATGCGATTGGTGGAACAGGACAGACGAGATGCGATAAAACAGGAGTGGCAGCAGCTAGCAATCGTCATCGACCGTCTACTTCTGCTGATCTTCCTCTTCACCACAATTACGGTGACTTTTACGATAATGTTACACGGTCCCCAAGCGCAGGTGTATTCCGAAGAGCCCACACCGGCGCCCCCAGCATAG